One window from the genome of Glycine soja cultivar W05 chromosome 12, ASM419377v2, whole genome shotgun sequence encodes:
- the LOC114378765 gene encoding receptor-like protein 34 — MELQQLNNLDLSRNSFLSDRGIPEFLGSLNNLRYLDLSFSGFGGKIPTQFGSLSHLKYLNLAWIFLEGSILRQLGNLSQLQHLDLRGNHFEGNIPSQIGNLSQLQYLDLSGNQFEGNIPSQIGNLSQLQHLDLSDNSFEGSIPSQLGNLSNLQKVYLGGYYYGDGGALKIDDGDHWLSNLFSLTHLSFHSTSNLNTPRSFLQMIAKLPKLRELSLFDCSLSHHFILSSRPSKFNFSSSLSILDLSWNSFMSSMILKWLSNVTSNLVELDLSYNLLEGSTSNHFGRVMNSLEHLDLSNNRFKGEVFTSFMNLTSLDFLDLSRNHLVGSIPPSLNQIDQLGVLDLSYNNLSGEIPTGTQLQSFNASCYEDNLDLCGPPLEKLCVDGKPAQKPIVKLPEDEKLLFTCEFYMSMAIGFVISFWGVFGSILIKRSWRHAYFKFISNLSDAIYVMAAVKVFKWRHRG, encoded by the exons ATGGAGTTGCAACAATTAAACAATTTAGACCTCAGTCGTAATTCTTTTCTATCAGACAGAGGAATCCCAGAGTTTCTTGGTTCTCTCAACAACTTGAGATACCTTGATCTGTCATTTTCTGGTTTTGGCGGAAAAATTCCAACTCAGTTTGGCTCTCTTTCTCATTTGAAATACTTAAATCTTGCTTGGATTTTTCTGGAGGGTTCAATCCTACGTCAACTTGGAAATCTCTCCCAGTTGCAGCATCTTGACCTCCGCGGAAATCATTTTGAAGGAAATATACCCTCTCAAATTGGAAATCTCTCCCAGTTGCAGTATCTTGATCTAAGTGGCAATCAATTTGAAGGAAATATACCCTCTCAAATTGGAAATCTCTCCCAGTTGCAGCATCTTGATCTAAGTGACAATTCTTTTGAAGGAAGTATACCGTCCCAACTTGGGAACCTTTCAAATTTGCAGAAGGTTTATCTTGGCGGATATTATTATGGTGATGGTGGTGCTCTCAAAATTGACGATGGAGATCATTGGCTGTCTAATCTCTTTTCTTTAACCCATCTTTCCTTCCACTCCACATCTAATCTCAACACTCCTCGTAGCTTCCTCCAAATGATTGCCAAGCTACCAAAACTAAGAGAACTAAGCTTATTTGATTGTAGCCTTTCCCATCATTTTATCCTTTCATCGAGGCCctctaaattcaatttttctagTTCCCTTTCCATCCTTGATCTTTCCTGGAACAGCTTCATGTCATCAATGATACTCAAGTGGCTGTCCAACGTCACTTCCAACCTTGTTGAGCTTGACCTTAGTTATAACCTCTTGGAGGGTTCCACATCAAACCATTTTGGTCGTGTAATGAATTCTCTTGAGCACCTCGACCTCTCAAATAATAGATTCAAGGGTGAGGTTTTCACGTCCTTCATGAAT TTAACATCACTTGACTTTCTTGATTTGTCAAGAAACCATCTAGTTGGTTCAATTCCTCCAAGTCTTAATCAAATTGATCAACTCGGCGTCTTAGATTTGTCTTATAACAATCTATCTGGAGAGATTCCAACTGGAACACAATTACAGAGTTTCAATGCCTCATGTTATGAAGATAATCTTGATCTTTGTGGACCGCCACTAGAGAAATTGTGTGTTGATGGGAAGCCTGCACAGAAACCAATTGTTAAACTACCTGAAGATGAAAAATTGCTGTTCACCTGTGAATTTTACATGAGTATGGCAATTGGATTTGTTATAAGCTTCTGGGGCGTCTTTGGCTCAATCTTAATAAAGCGTTCTTGGAGACATGCTTATTTCAAGTTCATAAGCAATTTATCAGACGCTATTTATGTCATGGCAGCAGTGAAAGTTTTCAAGTGGCGTCACAGAGGATAG